Proteins encoded in a region of the Pyxidicoccus trucidator genome:
- a CDS encoding MFS transporter has translation MPPATPAPPSSVAYASPRGRGVLLASILGSGMAFLDGTAVNVALPAIGRELGTGLSGLQWAVDAYLLTLGAWVLTGGALGDVWGQRRVFLLGLVGFAATSVLCGLAPGIWTLALFRAAQGMGAALLVPASLALLRTSFPEEDRQRAVSAWAGLSGVTTAVGPLLGGWLVDAGSWRLVFFLNVPVAALAAWVTLRHVPDDAPTGDARKLDLAGSVTAALGLGGVIYALIEGPAHGWNPSAILAAVGGTALLVAFLFLEARGRHPMLPLALFRSRTFSGANLTTLAVYFALGGAIFLVVLALQQELGYSALAAGAALLPITLLLLALSPMVGRLAGRLGARPLMTVGPVLAGVGLALLTRLREGGGYVSTVLPGVIVLGLGLALTVGPLTAVVLGAVEDRHAGIASGVNNAVARIAGLLAVALLPLLGGLAGDSGADFLAGTRRALWVSAGLCFLGALCALLTIPREAGRAEKGPTKPRTSAGKPQPKALPREQHA, from the coding sequence CGGCAGCGGCATGGCCTTCCTCGACGGCACCGCCGTCAACGTAGCCCTGCCGGCCATCGGCCGTGAGCTGGGGACGGGCCTGTCCGGCCTCCAGTGGGCGGTGGACGCGTACCTCCTCACGCTCGGCGCCTGGGTGCTGACGGGGGGCGCGCTGGGAGACGTGTGGGGACAGCGCCGCGTCTTCCTGCTCGGGCTGGTGGGCTTCGCGGCCACCTCCGTGCTGTGTGGCCTGGCGCCGGGCATCTGGACGCTCGCCTTGTTCCGCGCCGCGCAGGGCATGGGCGCCGCGCTGCTGGTGCCCGCCAGCCTCGCCCTGCTGCGCACGTCCTTTCCCGAGGAGGACCGCCAGCGCGCCGTGTCCGCCTGGGCGGGGCTGTCTGGCGTCACCACCGCCGTGGGTCCACTGCTCGGCGGCTGGCTGGTGGATGCCGGCTCCTGGCGCCTCGTCTTCTTCCTCAACGTGCCCGTGGCCGCGCTCGCCGCGTGGGTGACGCTTCGCCATGTGCCGGACGACGCACCGACGGGGGATGCTCGGAAGCTGGACCTCGCCGGCTCGGTGACGGCGGCGCTCGGGCTCGGCGGCGTCATCTATGCGCTCATCGAGGGCCCCGCCCATGGGTGGAACCCCTCCGCCATCCTCGCGGCCGTGGGCGGCACCGCGCTGCTCGTGGCCTTCCTCTTCCTGGAGGCCCGGGGACGTCACCCCATGCTGCCGCTCGCGCTGTTCCGCTCGCGCACCTTCTCCGGCGCGAACCTCACCACGCTCGCGGTGTACTTCGCGCTGGGCGGAGCCATCTTCCTCGTCGTGCTCGCGCTGCAGCAGGAGCTCGGGTACTCCGCGCTCGCCGCCGGGGCGGCGCTCCTGCCCATCACCCTGCTGCTGCTCGCGCTGTCACCCATGGTGGGCCGACTCGCCGGACGCCTCGGCGCGCGTCCGCTGATGACGGTGGGGCCGGTGCTGGCGGGCGTGGGGCTCGCGCTCCTCACGCGCCTGCGAGAGGGCGGGGGCTACGTGAGCACGGTGCTGCCCGGAGTCATCGTGCTGGGCCTGGGACTGGCGCTCACCGTGGGCCCGCTCACCGCGGTGGTGCTCGGCGCGGTCGAGGACCGGCACGCGGGCATCGCCTCCGGGGTGAACAACGCGGTGGCCCGCATCGCCGGCCTGCTCGCGGTGGCGTTGCTGCCGCTGCTGGGAGGACTGGCCGGGGACTCCGGCGCGGACTTTCTCGCGGGCACGCGGCGCGCGCTCTGGGTGTCCGCGGGGCTGTGCTTCCTCGGCGCCCTGTGCGCGCTGCTCACCATTCCCCGCGAGGCCGGACGCGCCGAGAAAGGCCCTACGAAGCCGCGCACGTCAGCAGGGAAGCCACAGCCGAAAGCACTGCCTCGGGAGCAACACGCATAG
- a CDS encoding DUF4276 family protein, translated as MRILVYVEGPGDRASLEKLFRPLVEEGRRSKVSLTLHPAGGKDWILHQLGRTAANHLKSNPDDYIFALPDLYPMAKYARTPAAHGSFAEMKTLLLGRFREAADRYDLPDAVRSHYRVHCLKHDLEVLLLGAPDVLRRRLGTDDGIEKNWRKPPEDQNDHQPPKRVVEQLFHKYRKKTPYTETIDAPWILERASAEELCRACPQNFRPLHNELSRLVRGEPPE; from the coding sequence GTGAGGATTCTGGTCTACGTGGAGGGCCCTGGGGACCGTGCCTCCCTGGAAAAGCTCTTCCGACCCCTGGTGGAGGAGGGACGCAGGTCGAAGGTCAGCCTCACCCTTCATCCCGCGGGCGGGAAGGACTGGATCCTCCACCAGCTCGGGAGGACGGCCGCCAACCACCTCAAGAGCAACCCGGACGACTACATCTTCGCGCTACCGGACCTCTACCCGATGGCGAAGTACGCCCGTACGCCCGCGGCACACGGCTCATTCGCCGAAATGAAGACGCTCCTGCTGGGGCGCTTCCGTGAAGCCGCGGACAGGTATGACCTGCCCGACGCGGTGCGTTCACACTACCGCGTCCACTGCCTCAAGCACGACCTGGAGGTCCTGTTGCTCGGAGCCCCGGACGTGCTCCGGAGGCGGCTGGGGACGGATGACGGCATCGAGAAGAACTGGCGCAAGCCGCCCGAGGACCAGAATGACCACCAGCCTCCAAAGCGTGTGGTGGAGCAACTGTTCCACAAGTACCGGAAGAAGACCCCCTACACCGAGACCATCGACGCTCCCTGGATTCTCGAACGCGCTTCGGCCGAGGAGCTCTGCCGGGCCTGTCCCCAGAACTTCCGGCCGCTACACAACGAACTGAGCCGGCTGGTGCGTGGGGAACCACCAGAATAG
- a CDS encoding GNAT family N-acetyltransferase has translation MSTWNIRKAGVEDLEEVVRLRRELMRIFGGLTDANAAAWEVATRRYLSTALPGGRFHVWLAFMEGKAVACSGLVPFERPPAANHLSGLEGYILNMYTAPAWRGRGISRALMKELMAFAREAGLARLWLHASEEGRQLYEKLGFAPNPIALEWTPEGA, from the coding sequence ATGAGCACGTGGAACATCCGCAAGGCAGGGGTGGAGGACCTCGAAGAGGTCGTCCGGCTTCGGCGTGAGTTGATGCGCATCTTCGGAGGACTGACCGACGCGAACGCGGCGGCCTGGGAAGTGGCCACCCGGCGCTACCTGAGCACGGCCCTGCCCGGGGGACGGTTCCACGTGTGGCTTGCCTTCATGGAGGGCAAGGCCGTGGCGTGCAGCGGGCTGGTCCCCTTCGAGCGGCCGCCCGCGGCGAACCACCTGAGCGGCCTGGAGGGCTATATCCTCAACATGTACACCGCGCCCGCGTGGCGGGGCCGGGGCATCTCTCGCGCGCTGATGAAGGAGTTGATGGCCTTCGCGCGCGAGGCGGGCCTGGCGCGGCTGTGGCTGCATGCCTCGGAGGAGGGCAGGCAGCTCTACGAGAAGCTGGGCTTCGCGCCCAACCCCATCGCGCTGGAGTGGACGCCGGAGGGGGCGTAG
- a CDS encoding vWA domain-containing protein — MKQTAWAVERDAEHGREVLLLVTLEADADAPRAPVAINLALDRSASMRGIPLLSAVQAAQTLVERASPRDYLGLLTFDAEPEQVLPMRAMEANAKAQFLKVLSRLESGEGTALHEAVERAAEAGRRVLVPGARPQVLMLTDGEPSVGPSQLAEFKTLGARVAESGVMLHALGLGRHYLPDILEALTSPSGTGFVHVDDAEGLPMAVGQLGAELFGEVVSDARVYVLPTGFADLRCRHRYPARVEGDAMSATLGAVSQAFPRRVLFSGLLGSAEWNMGVSTSFTENGDTRRITIPVTRILPDSDQGRYVRAVSAELELVAAESAAWKALGRRHQDSAERALQTADIALYKLARLGAPEVPAQRHVERLADLRRFLERRANQQPAALVMRRAHSEVSRITMSRVGPALPAPALVPWKSEE; from the coding sequence ATGAAGCAGACGGCCTGGGCAGTGGAGCGCGATGCCGAGCACGGCCGCGAGGTGCTCCTCCTCGTCACGCTGGAGGCGGACGCCGACGCGCCCCGCGCGCCGGTGGCCATCAACCTCGCGCTGGACCGCAGCGCGTCCATGCGCGGCATCCCCCTGCTGTCCGCCGTGCAGGCCGCGCAGACGCTGGTGGAGCGCGCCAGCCCGCGTGACTACCTGGGCCTGCTCACCTTCGACGCCGAGCCCGAGCAGGTGCTCCCCATGCGCGCCATGGAGGCCAACGCGAAGGCCCAGTTCCTCAAGGTGCTGTCGCGGCTGGAGTCCGGCGAGGGCACCGCCCTGCACGAGGCCGTGGAGCGCGCCGCCGAGGCGGGTCGCCGCGTGCTCGTGCCCGGCGCCCGGCCGCAGGTGCTGATGCTCACCGACGGCGAGCCATCCGTGGGCCCGTCGCAGCTGGCCGAGTTCAAGACGCTGGGCGCGCGCGTGGCCGAGTCCGGCGTCATGCTGCACGCGCTCGGCCTGGGCCGGCACTACCTGCCCGACATCCTGGAGGCCCTCACCAGCCCGTCCGGCACCGGCTTCGTCCATGTGGACGACGCCGAAGGTCTACCCATGGCGGTGGGCCAATTGGGCGCGGAGCTGTTCGGCGAGGTGGTGTCCGACGCGCGCGTGTACGTGCTGCCCACGGGCTTCGCCGACCTGCGCTGCCGCCACCGCTACCCCGCGCGCGTCGAGGGCGACGCCATGAGCGCCACCCTGGGCGCGGTGTCCCAGGCCTTCCCCCGCCGCGTCCTCTTCTCCGGCCTGCTGGGTTCGGCGGAGTGGAACATGGGCGTGTCCACGTCCTTCACCGAGAACGGCGACACGCGCCGCATCACCATTCCGGTGACGCGCATCCTCCCGGACAGCGACCAGGGCCGCTACGTGCGCGCCGTATCCGCCGAGCTGGAGCTGGTGGCCGCCGAGTCCGCCGCGTGGAAGGCCCTGGGCCGCCGGCACCAGGACTCCGCCGAGCGCGCGCTGCAGACCGCCGACATCGCCCTCTACAAGCTGGCCCGGCTGGGCGCGCCCGAGGTGCCCGCGCAGCGCCACGTGGAGCGGCTAGCCGACCTGCGCCGCTTCCTGGAGCGCCGCGCCAACCAGCAGCCCGCCGCGCTGGTGATGCGCCGCGCGCACTCCGAGGTCTCCCGCATCACCATGAGCCGCGTGGGCCCCGCCCTGCCCGCGCCGGCGCTGGTGCCCTGGAAGTCCGAGGAGTAG
- a CDS encoding protein-disulfide reductase DsbD family protein, whose product MRRQQSKRLGQVGVVGLLLVAAVAWAEVPPSAVGTGAPDEGDPRVEATLLVDATQVKPGDAFRVGVRFRMDPGWHIYWKNPGDSGLETDVTWDTPGSTVGPLQWPYPHTFRTPDGFITTHGYDGEVLLFAQARAAEDAKGQLQLSAAAEALVCEVHCIPAELMLTRSVPVGPETVRAAEAVRAFDAAQAKVPRPTADTGHTVQLALDSKQLTAGQDFTGTVTVTGPGGAPLPALQGDFFTPDRISGVASVGLTASGPGRFKLKGKLEPDAPEKEPRLSGVLLLGSAAAGYLPLAVDVPMAPVVAGAVAAGPATVKPPSVKDSIAAVKPVAAVAPAVPVAADSSVGLGLALLFAFLGGALLNLMPCVFPVLALKAYGFTRMVQQEQGRVGAHTAAYTGGIVGSMLLLAGTVLVLRAGGSSVGWGFQFQEPLFVAAVSAILVAFALNLFGVFNVGLDGTALVGTVDRSHGLMHSAGEGVLAVVLATPCSAPLLGTAVGFAFAAGPLTVLAVFTALGLGLALPFCVLVLVPGLAKKLPKPGAWMERFKQVLGFALLATTVWLVWVMGGLAGVDGMARLLAFLVAVGLGTWLYGQSQAQEGARKLAMVAVAGLVLVTSGLMSLRFEESAPAAPRASSAAQPWDAAAVTAALEAGQPVFIDFTADWCLTCKFNERTVLAREEVRAAFSEHHVAFFVADWTRRDARITAKLAEHGRAGVPMYLVMSPGAPDKAEVLPELLTAELVVDSVKRASECSPARKKSGSSIVCAVGFPRP is encoded by the coding sequence ATGAGGCGTCAGCAGTCGAAGAGGCTCGGCCAGGTCGGTGTCGTGGGTTTGCTCCTGGTGGCGGCGGTCGCGTGGGCCGAAGTGCCCCCGTCCGCCGTGGGCACCGGAGCGCCCGACGAGGGTGACCCACGCGTGGAGGCGACCCTGCTGGTGGATGCCACCCAGGTGAAGCCGGGCGACGCGTTCCGTGTCGGTGTGCGCTTCCGGATGGACCCGGGTTGGCACATCTACTGGAAGAACCCCGGCGACTCCGGGCTGGAGACGGACGTCACCTGGGACACGCCGGGCTCCACCGTGGGGCCGCTCCAGTGGCCCTACCCGCACACCTTCCGCACGCCGGACGGCTTCATCACCACCCACGGCTATGACGGCGAGGTGCTCCTCTTCGCCCAGGCGCGCGCCGCCGAGGACGCCAAGGGCCAGCTGCAATTGTCCGCCGCCGCCGAGGCGCTGGTGTGCGAGGTGCACTGCATCCCCGCCGAGCTGATGCTGACGCGCAGCGTGCCGGTGGGGCCGGAGACGGTGCGGGCCGCCGAGGCCGTGCGCGCCTTCGACGCGGCCCAGGCGAAGGTGCCCCGCCCGACGGCGGACACCGGCCACACGGTGCAGCTCGCGCTGGACTCGAAGCAGCTCACCGCCGGCCAGGACTTCACCGGCACCGTCACCGTGACGGGCCCCGGTGGCGCGCCGCTGCCCGCGCTGCAGGGGGACTTCTTCACCCCCGACCGCATCTCCGGCGTGGCGAGCGTGGGCCTCACGGCCTCGGGCCCCGGCCGCTTCAAGCTGAAGGGGAAGCTGGAGCCGGACGCGCCGGAGAAGGAGCCGCGCCTCTCCGGCGTGCTGCTCCTGGGCTCGGCGGCGGCGGGCTACCTGCCGCTCGCGGTGGATGTGCCGATGGCGCCCGTGGTGGCTGGCGCGGTGGCCGCGGGGCCCGCGACGGTGAAGCCTCCCTCGGTGAAGGACAGCATCGCCGCCGTGAAGCCGGTGGCGGCCGTGGCTCCGGCGGTGCCCGTCGCGGCGGACTCGTCCGTGGGGCTGGGCCTGGCGCTGCTGTTCGCGTTCCTCGGGGGCGCGCTGCTCAACCTGATGCCGTGCGTGTTCCCCGTGCTGGCGCTGAAGGCGTACGGCTTCACGCGCATGGTGCAGCAGGAGCAGGGCCGCGTGGGCGCGCACACGGCGGCGTACACGGGCGGAATCGTGGGCAGCATGCTGCTGCTGGCGGGCACGGTGCTGGTGCTGCGCGCGGGCGGCTCCAGCGTGGGCTGGGGCTTCCAGTTCCAGGAGCCGCTCTTCGTCGCGGCGGTGAGCGCGATTCTGGTGGCCTTCGCTCTCAACCTCTTCGGCGTCTTCAACGTGGGCCTGGACGGCACGGCGCTGGTGGGCACGGTGGACCGGAGCCACGGGCTGATGCACAGCGCGGGCGAGGGTGTGCTGGCGGTGGTGCTGGCCACGCCCTGCTCGGCGCCGCTGCTGGGCACGGCGGTGGGCTTCGCCTTCGCGGCGGGCCCGCTCACGGTGCTGGCCGTCTTCACCGCGCTGGGCCTGGGGCTCGCGCTGCCCTTCTGCGTGCTGGTGCTGGTGCCGGGGCTGGCGAAGAAGCTGCCCAAGCCGGGCGCGTGGATGGAGCGCTTCAAGCAGGTGCTGGGCTTCGCGCTGCTGGCCACCACGGTGTGGCTGGTGTGGGTGATGGGCGGGCTGGCCGGCGTGGACGGCATGGCGCGGCTGCTCGCCTTCCTCGTCGCGGTGGGGCTGGGCACGTGGCTGTATGGCCAGTCGCAGGCACAGGAGGGCGCGCGCAAGCTGGCCATGGTGGCGGTGGCGGGGCTGGTGCTCGTGACGTCGGGCCTGATGTCGCTGCGCTTCGAGGAGTCGGCCCCGGCGGCGCCGCGCGCCTCCTCGGCGGCTCAGCCATGGGACGCGGCGGCGGTGACGGCGGCGCTGGAGGCCGGGCAGCCGGTGTTCATCGACTTCACGGCGGACTGGTGCCTCACCTGCAAGTTCAACGAGCGCACCGTGCTGGCGCGCGAGGAGGTGCGCGCCGCCTTCTCCGAGCACCATGTCGCCTTCTTCGTGGCCGACTGGACGCGCCGCGACGCGCGCATCACCGCCAAGCTGGCCGAGCATGGCCGCGCGGGCGTGCCCATGTACCTGGTGATGAGCCCCGGCGCTCCGGACAAGGCGGAGGTGCTGCCCGAGCTGCTCACCGCGGAGCTGGTGGTGGACTCGGTGAAGCGCGCGTCGGAGTGCTCCCCGGCGCGAAAGAAGAGTGGCTCGAGCATCGTCTGTGCCGTCGGTTTCCCACGACCCTGA
- a CDS encoding thioredoxin family protein, whose amino-acid sequence MKQVFTALALGTLFVGAPAFADAEVGKPAPAFTLKDETGKEHSLAQYKGKVVVLEWTNPECPFVQRHYTADTMATTLKGFDAKKVVWLAVDSTAHNTPEKSAAWKKTEGFTYAVLQDAPGTVGKSYGAKTTPHMYVIDEQGVVRYAGAIDDDPRGKSDKKVNHVKTAVDALLTGKPVPAATTTPYGCSVKYKSS is encoded by the coding sequence ATGAAGCAGGTCTTCACCGCACTCGCGCTCGGTACGCTGTTCGTGGGCGCCCCCGCCTTCGCGGACGCCGAGGTGGGCAAGCCCGCGCCGGCCTTCACGCTGAAGGACGAGACGGGCAAGGAGCACTCGCTGGCGCAGTACAAGGGCAAGGTCGTCGTCCTGGAGTGGACCAACCCCGAGTGCCCCTTCGTGCAGCGGCACTACACGGCCGACACCATGGCCACCACGCTGAAGGGCTTCGACGCGAAGAAGGTGGTGTGGCTGGCGGTGGACTCCACGGCGCACAACACGCCGGAGAAGTCCGCGGCCTGGAAGAAGACGGAGGGCTTCACCTATGCCGTGCTCCAGGACGCTCCCGGCACGGTGGGCAAGTCCTACGGCGCGAAGACGACGCCGCACATGTACGTCATCGATGAGCAGGGCGTCGTGCGCTACGCGGGCGCCATCGACGACGACCCGCGCGGCAAGAGCGACAAGAAGGTCAACCACGTGAAGACGGCGGTGGACGCGCTGCTCACCGGCAAGCCGGTACCGGCCGCCACCACCACGCCGTACGGTTGCTCGGTGAAGTACAAGAGCAGCTAG